One part of the Vicia villosa cultivar HV-30 ecotype Madison, WI linkage group LG6, Vvil1.0, whole genome shotgun sequence genome encodes these proteins:
- the LOC131610789 gene encoding protein LATE ELONGATED HYPOCOTYL isoform X1: MDLYSSGEEVVVKTRKPYTITKQRERWTDEEHNRFLEALKLYGRAWQRIEEHIGTKTAVQIRSHAQKFFSKLEKEAVVKGSALGQALDLDIPPPRPKRKPSNPYPRKTNVGTPTSHSGAKYGKPLIAVASSNGKQTMDFETESLPEKHKDEERPTTVKENKDENCSKAFTILKEAPCSSVSAAIKSSISMSAPQTNCCILREFTPSVKNVINQDETNKSFPTAEIENQMLESDDGKHTQMTDGTCKTSKLESSSHKSVQAEKTDDLTSALTDEMQSNQNYPRHITVHVVDGNLGTSTQTPSQDVLVQDSAFQPIGGINGKPNLFTNSAASNTTGSQNNMARSSIHQSFPPCPPFSQLNHDDYQSFLNNMSSTFSSLIVSTLLQHPAAHAAASFAATFWPYANVESSADSPACSQGGFPSRQIGSPPSVAAIAAATVAAATAWWTAHGLLPLCAPLHTAFACPPASTTVVPSMNISEVPPKTEQGDITLQNPPLQDHKLDQEDSEALQAQHSGSKSPAVSSSESEESGDAKLNASSKATINLDINQPISENLNSNQVEGRKLVDRSSCGSNTTSGSEETDALEKDGKEKEDPKTPDADHLAIDPSSRRYRSISNILDSWKEVSEEGRLAFRALFSREVLPQSFSPPPDLINKDHQMDNMKGIEQNTPHQDHLDSKKCSSSCDRLQQNLPFVQNNSEEEGLLTLGLGQGKLKTRRTGFKPYKRCLVEAKENRIGTTCNQVEETGPKRIRLEGGSST; this comes from the exons ATGGATTTATACTCCTCTGGTGAAGAAGTGGTTGTTAAG ACAAGAAAACCATATACAATAACAAAACAAAGAGAACGATGGACAGACGAGGAACATAATAGATTTCTAGAAGCCCTTAAGCTATATGGGCGAGCATGGCAGCGCATAGAAG AGCATATAGGAACAAAAACTGCTGTGCAAATCCGGAGCCATGCACAAAAATTCTTTTCAAAG TTGGAGAAGGAAGCTGTTGTAAAAGGTTCTGCATTAGGACAAGCTCTTGACTTAGACATCCCCCCTCCCCGGCCCAAAAGAAAACCAAGCAATCCTTATCCGCGCAAGACTAATGTTGGCACCCCAACATCACATAGTGGGGCAAAGTATGGAAAGCCACTTATTGCAGTTGCATCTTCAAATGGTAAACAAACCATGGATTTCGAGACAGAATCGCTTCCCgag AAGCATAAAGATGAGGAAAGGCCAACAACTGTGAAAGAAAATAAAGATGAAAATTGCTCAAAAGCATTTACAATCCTCAAGGAGGCACCCTGTTCATCTGTATCCGCAGCAATCAAGAGTTCAATCTCAATGTCAGCGCCCCAGACAAATTGCTGCATCTTAAGGGAGTTTACTCCTTCagtgaaaaatgtgataaatcaaGATGAAACAAATAAATCTTTTCCTACTGCAGAGATTGAAAATCAGATGTTGGAGTCAGATGATGGAAAACACACACAAATGACTGATGGCACTTGTAAAACCTCTAAATTGGAGAGTTCTTCTCATAAATCGGTTCAAGCTGAGAAAACAGATGATCTTACTTCTGCATTAACAGATGAGATGCAAAGTAATCAGAATTACCCAAGACATATCACTGTGCATGTTGTTGATGGGAACCTCGGAACTAGTACTCAAACTCCATCACAAGATGTATTAGTTCAAGACTCCGCATTTCAGCCAATAGGAGGAATTAATGGGAAACCTAATCTTTTCACAAATTCAGCTGCATCAAACACAACTGGTAGTCAAAATAACATGGCACGGTCATCTATTCATCAATCATTTCCTCCTTGTCCTCCCTTTTCACAACTTAATCATGATGATTACCAATCCTTTCTCAACAACATGTCTTCTACATTTTCAAGTCTGATTGTCTCTACCTTGCTGCAACACCCTGCAGCCCATGCTGCAGCAAGTTTTGCTGCTACATTTTGGCCCTATGCAAATGTAGAATCTTCAGCTGATTCTCCAGCTTGTTCTCAAGGAGGTTTTCCATCTAGACAAATTGGTTCACCTCCTAGTGTAGCAGCTATCGCTGCTGCTACGGTAGCTGCTGCAACTGCATGGTGGACAGCTCATGGACTGCTTCCTCTGTGCGCTCCACTGCATACAGCTTTTGCCTGTCCTCCTGCATCAACAACTGTTGTTCCATCAATGAATATCAGTGAAGTTCCACCTAAGACAGAACAAGGAGATATTACACTACAAAATCCTCCTCTGCAAGATCATAAACTAGATCAAGAAGACTCGGAAGCTTTGCAAGCTCAACATTCAGGTTCTAAGTCACCAGCTGTTTCTTCATCTGAATCAGAGGAGAGTGGAGATGCTAAGTTAAATGCTTCATCAAAGGCCACTATTAATCTTGATATAAACCAACCAATTTCTGAGAACCTTAATTCAAACCAAGTGGAGGGCAGGAAACTGGTAGACCGGTCTTCTTGTGGTTCTAACACAACCTCTGGCAGTGAAGAGACTGATGCGCTAGAGAAGGATGGGAAAGAAAAGGAAGACCCCAAAACACCTGATGCAGACCATTTAGCTATTGATCCTAGTAGTCGTCGATATAGAAGCATTAGCAACATTCTTGATTCTTGGAAGGAGGTGTCTGAAGAG GGACGGCTTGCCTTTCGGGCTCTATTCTCCAGAGAGGTGTTGCCCCAAAGCTTTTCACCTCCTCCTGATTTGATAAATAAAGATCATCAGATGGACAACATGAAGGGTATCGAGCAAAACACACCCCATCAAGATCACCTTGACAGCAAGAAATGCAGTTCTAGTTGTGACCGGTTGCAGCAAAACCTACCATTTGTACAAAATAACAGTGAGGAGGAGGGACTGCTAACCTTAGGTCTTGGACAAGGTAAACTTAAGACTCGTCGAACAGGGTTTAAACCTTACAAAAGATGTTTAGTAGAAGCGAAGGAAAACAGGATTGGAACGACTTGTAATCAAGTTGAAGAGACAGGTCCCAAGAGGATACGCCTGGAAGGGGGGAGTTCTACTTGA
- the LOC131610789 gene encoding protein LATE ELONGATED HYPOCOTYL isoform X2, giving the protein MFYYCQAEHIGTKTAVQIRSHAQKFFSKLEKEAVVKGSALGQALDLDIPPPRPKRKPSNPYPRKTNVGTPTSHSGAKYGKPLIAVASSNGKQTMDFETESLPEKHKDEERPTTVKENKDENCSKAFTILKEAPCSSVSAAIKSSISMSAPQTNCCILREFTPSVKNVINQDETNKSFPTAEIENQMLESDDGKHTQMTDGTCKTSKLESSSHKSVQAEKTDDLTSALTDEMQSNQNYPRHITVHVVDGNLGTSTQTPSQDVLVQDSAFQPIGGINGKPNLFTNSAASNTTGSQNNMARSSIHQSFPPCPPFSQLNHDDYQSFLNNMSSTFSSLIVSTLLQHPAAHAAASFAATFWPYANVESSADSPACSQGGFPSRQIGSPPSVAAIAAATVAAATAWWTAHGLLPLCAPLHTAFACPPASTTVVPSMNISEVPPKTEQGDITLQNPPLQDHKLDQEDSEALQAQHSGSKSPAVSSSESEESGDAKLNASSKATINLDINQPISENLNSNQVEGRKLVDRSSCGSNTTSGSEETDALEKDGKEKEDPKTPDADHLAIDPSSRRYRSISNILDSWKEVSEEGRLAFRALFSREVLPQSFSPPPDLINKDHQMDNMKGIEQNTPHQDHLDSKKCSSSCDRLQQNLPFVQNNSEEEGLLTLGLGQGKLKTRRTGFKPYKRCLVEAKENRIGTTCNQVEETGPKRIRLEGGSST; this is encoded by the exons ATGTTTTACTATTGTCAAGCAGAGCATATAGGAACAAAAACTGCTGTGCAAATCCGGAGCCATGCACAAAAATTCTTTTCAAAG TTGGAGAAGGAAGCTGTTGTAAAAGGTTCTGCATTAGGACAAGCTCTTGACTTAGACATCCCCCCTCCCCGGCCCAAAAGAAAACCAAGCAATCCTTATCCGCGCAAGACTAATGTTGGCACCCCAACATCACATAGTGGGGCAAAGTATGGAAAGCCACTTATTGCAGTTGCATCTTCAAATGGTAAACAAACCATGGATTTCGAGACAGAATCGCTTCCCgag AAGCATAAAGATGAGGAAAGGCCAACAACTGTGAAAGAAAATAAAGATGAAAATTGCTCAAAAGCATTTACAATCCTCAAGGAGGCACCCTGTTCATCTGTATCCGCAGCAATCAAGAGTTCAATCTCAATGTCAGCGCCCCAGACAAATTGCTGCATCTTAAGGGAGTTTACTCCTTCagtgaaaaatgtgataaatcaaGATGAAACAAATAAATCTTTTCCTACTGCAGAGATTGAAAATCAGATGTTGGAGTCAGATGATGGAAAACACACACAAATGACTGATGGCACTTGTAAAACCTCTAAATTGGAGAGTTCTTCTCATAAATCGGTTCAAGCTGAGAAAACAGATGATCTTACTTCTGCATTAACAGATGAGATGCAAAGTAATCAGAATTACCCAAGACATATCACTGTGCATGTTGTTGATGGGAACCTCGGAACTAGTACTCAAACTCCATCACAAGATGTATTAGTTCAAGACTCCGCATTTCAGCCAATAGGAGGAATTAATGGGAAACCTAATCTTTTCACAAATTCAGCTGCATCAAACACAACTGGTAGTCAAAATAACATGGCACGGTCATCTATTCATCAATCATTTCCTCCTTGTCCTCCCTTTTCACAACTTAATCATGATGATTACCAATCCTTTCTCAACAACATGTCTTCTACATTTTCAAGTCTGATTGTCTCTACCTTGCTGCAACACCCTGCAGCCCATGCTGCAGCAAGTTTTGCTGCTACATTTTGGCCCTATGCAAATGTAGAATCTTCAGCTGATTCTCCAGCTTGTTCTCAAGGAGGTTTTCCATCTAGACAAATTGGTTCACCTCCTAGTGTAGCAGCTATCGCTGCTGCTACGGTAGCTGCTGCAACTGCATGGTGGACAGCTCATGGACTGCTTCCTCTGTGCGCTCCACTGCATACAGCTTTTGCCTGTCCTCCTGCATCAACAACTGTTGTTCCATCAATGAATATCAGTGAAGTTCCACCTAAGACAGAACAAGGAGATATTACACTACAAAATCCTCCTCTGCAAGATCATAAACTAGATCAAGAAGACTCGGAAGCTTTGCAAGCTCAACATTCAGGTTCTAAGTCACCAGCTGTTTCTTCATCTGAATCAGAGGAGAGTGGAGATGCTAAGTTAAATGCTTCATCAAAGGCCACTATTAATCTTGATATAAACCAACCAATTTCTGAGAACCTTAATTCAAACCAAGTGGAGGGCAGGAAACTGGTAGACCGGTCTTCTTGTGGTTCTAACACAACCTCTGGCAGTGAAGAGACTGATGCGCTAGAGAAGGATGGGAAAGAAAAGGAAGACCCCAAAACACCTGATGCAGACCATTTAGCTATTGATCCTAGTAGTCGTCGATATAGAAGCATTAGCAACATTCTTGATTCTTGGAAGGAGGTGTCTGAAGAG GGACGGCTTGCCTTTCGGGCTCTATTCTCCAGAGAGGTGTTGCCCCAAAGCTTTTCACCTCCTCCTGATTTGATAAATAAAGATCATCAGATGGACAACATGAAGGGTATCGAGCAAAACACACCCCATCAAGATCACCTTGACAGCAAGAAATGCAGTTCTAGTTGTGACCGGTTGCAGCAAAACCTACCATTTGTACAAAATAACAGTGAGGAGGAGGGACTGCTAACCTTAGGTCTTGGACAAGGTAAACTTAAGACTCGTCGAACAGGGTTTAAACCTTACAAAAGATGTTTAGTAGAAGCGAAGGAAAACAGGATTGGAACGACTTGTAATCAAGTTGAAGAGACAGGTCCCAAGAGGATACGCCTGGAAGGGGGGAGTTCTACTTGA